One part of the Lycium ferocissimum isolate CSIRO_LF1 chromosome 8, AGI_CSIRO_Lferr_CH_V1, whole genome shotgun sequence genome encodes these proteins:
- the LOC132067952 gene encoding LOW QUALITY PROTEIN: mitogen-activated protein kinase 9 (The sequence of the model RefSeq protein was modified relative to this genomic sequence to represent the inferred CDS: inserted 4 bases in 3 codons; substituted 1 base at 1 genomic stop codon), protein MTMPFKEFFTEYGEAHQYEILEVVGKGSYGVVAAAVDTHTGKKVAIKKINNVFEHVSEATRILREIKLLRLLRHPDIVDIKHILLPPCPREFRDIYVVFELMECDLQHVIKANESLTXQHYQFFLYQLLRGLKYMHTANVFHRDLKPKNILANADCKLKICDFGLARAAFGDTPSTIFWTDYVATRWYRAPELCGSFYSKYTPAVDMWSIGCIFAEILTKKPLFPGKNVVHQLDLITDLLGSPSTEAISRIKNDKARRYLSSMKKKSPIPLSQKFPDIDPLALKLLERLIAFDPKDRPSAEEALAHPYFCGLAYKEHEPSARPISKFEFDFERRKLAKEDIRELIYREILEYHPRIFRDILSSILAFLYHGADCFKEQFDXLEGHYGGDGRNALHPRRYASLPRLRVRVPDRXRRNGRHGEFERHVEAAVAHRCLPSPTRSHEVNKADASNQNVGHRQSELSPTSNTARWXIRSASISFSKCVGAVWEDCEDTTCKRYDNGINRSSKEPAALYA, encoded by the exons ATG ACAATGCCTTTCAAGGAATTCTTCACTGAATATGGTGAAGCACATCAATATGAAATCCTAGAGGTTGTTGGGAAGGGGAGCTATGGTGTTGTTGCAGCAGCAGTTGATACTCATACAGGAAAAAAGGTAGCGATAAAGAAGATCAACAATGTTTTTGAGCATGTCTCTGAAGCCACCCGCATCCTTAGAGAAATAAAGCTCCTTCGGTTGCTTCGGCACCCAGATATTGTAGACATAAAGCATATTCTGTTACCTCCATGTCCTAGAGAATTCAGggatatatatgttgttttcgAGTTGATGGAGTGTGATCTTCAGCATGTGATTAAGGCCAATGAAAGTCTCA CACAACATTATCAATTCTTTTTGTATCAGCTTCTTCGAGGTTTAAAGTATATGCACACAG CAAACGTGTTCCATCGAGATTTGAAGCCAAAGAACATTCTAGCAAATGCAGATTGTAAGCTGAAAATTTGTGATTTTGGGCTTGCTCGTGCAGCATTTGGCGATACCCCATCTACTATTTTCTGGACT GACTATGTGGCAACTCGTTGGTACCGTGCTCCAGAACTTTGTGGTTCTTTTTACTCCAAA TACACCCCAGCAGTAGATATGTGGAGTATAGGATGCATATTTGCAGAAATCCTTACAAAAAAACCATTATTTCCTGGGAAGAATGTGGTCCACCAATTGGATCTGATTACCGATCTGCTTGGTTCTCCATCCACTGAAGCCATTTCAAGG ATTAAAAATGACAAAGCAAGGAGATATTTAAGCAGCATGAAAAAGAAATCCCCTATTCCTCTCTCTCAAAAATTCCCAGACATTGACCCATTAGCTCTAAAGTTACTTGAGCGTTTGATTGCATTCGACCCCAAAGATCGCCCTTCTGCTGAAGAG GCACTAGCGCATCCATACTTCTGTGGTTTAGCATACAAGGAGCATGAACCTTCTGCTCGGCCTATTTCAAAATTTGAGTTCGactttgaaagaagaaaactgGCAAAAGAGGATATTAGAGAGCTCATCTACAGGGAG ATTTTGGAGTACCACCCTCGAATCTTTAGGGATATCTTGTCGAGCATACTAGCTTTTTTGTATCA TGGGGCTGATTGCTTTAAGGAACAATTTG ACCTTGAGGGGCACTATGGTGGAGATGGAAGAAATGCTCTCCATCCAAGGCGATATGCCTCTTTGCCTAGGTTA CGGGTCCGTGTTCCCGATAGATAAAGGAGAAACGGTCGGCATGGTGAATTTGAAAGGCATGTTGAAGCAGCTGTTGCTCATAGATGCCTTCCAAGTCCCACAAGATCACACGAGGTCAACAAAGCTGATGCAAGTAATCAAAATGTAGGTCATAGGCAGAGTGAGCTTAGTCCAACAAGCAACACTGCGCGCTG CATAAGAAGTGCTAGCATTAGCTTTTCCAAATGTGTTGGGGCAGTGTGGGAGGACTGTGAG GATACAACTTGCAAACGATATGATAATGGGATTAATAGATCATCCAAGGAGCCAGCAGCATTGTATGCTTGA
- the LOC132067953 gene encoding large ribosomal subunit protein eL31-like isoform X1: MQERKGEMSTEKRKGRKEEVVTREYTINLHKRLHGCTFKKKAPTAIKEIRKFALKAMGTKDVRVDVKLNKHIWSRGIRSVPRRVRVRIARKRNDDEDAKEELYSLVTVTEIPPEGLKGLGTKIIEDED, from the exons ATGCAGGAAAGGAAAGGGGAAATGTCTacggagaaaagaaaaggaagaaaagaggaagTGGTTACCAGAGAGTACACCATCAACCTCCACAAACGCCTACATGGCTG CACATTTAAGAAGAAGGCCCCCACAGCCATCAAGGAGATCCGGAAGTTTGCACTGAAAGCAATGGGCACAAAGGACGTCAGAGTGGACGTGAAGTTGAACAAGCACATCTGGAGCAGAGGAATCCGAAGTGTCCCGAGGAGGGTCAGAGTTCGTATTGCTCGCAAGAGGAATGATGACGAAGATGCAAAGGAGGAACTCTACTCTTTGGTTACTGTAACAGAGATCCCACCAGAGGGATTGAAGGGACTCGGTACCAAGATTATTGAGGATGAAGATTAA
- the LOC132067953 gene encoding large ribosomal subunit protein eL31-like isoform X2, protein MSTEKRKGRKEEVVTREYTINLHKRLHGCTFKKKAPTAIKEIRKFALKAMGTKDVRVDVKLNKHIWSRGIRSVPRRVRVRIARKRNDDEDAKEELYSLVTVTEIPPEGLKGLGTKIIEDED, encoded by the exons ATGTCTacggagaaaagaaaaggaagaaaagaggaagTGGTTACCAGAGAGTACACCATCAACCTCCACAAACGCCTACATGGCTG CACATTTAAGAAGAAGGCCCCCACAGCCATCAAGGAGATCCGGAAGTTTGCACTGAAAGCAATGGGCACAAAGGACGTCAGAGTGGACGTGAAGTTGAACAAGCACATCTGGAGCAGAGGAATCCGAAGTGTCCCGAGGAGGGTCAGAGTTCGTATTGCTCGCAAGAGGAATGATGACGAAGATGCAAAGGAGGAACTCTACTCTTTGGTTACTGTAACAGAGATCCCACCAGAGGGATTGAAGGGACTCGGTACCAAGATTATTGAGGATGAAGATTAA